ATGTTCTTACGTGGTTTTTCCACACGGATAGCTGTTTCAAATACAGAACGTGTACCTTCTTGGATAAATTGACCCAATGAGTGCAAATCTGTTGAGAAGTTGGCTGATGTTGGGTAAATACCTTTTTGGTCTTTACCTTCAGATTCACCTGCCAACTGTTTCCACCATTCTGAGAAGTATTGCAATGATGGCTCATAGTTAATCAAGATTTCTGAAAGTTTACCTTTACGGTAAAGGATATTACGAAGCGCTGCATAAGCATAAGCATCATTTTCACGTACGTCTGTGGCTGTATATTCTTTACGCGCTGCGTTAGCACCTTCCATAAGAGCTGTAATATCAGCACCTGATGCTGCGATAGGCAAGAGACCAACAGCTGTCAAAACTGAAAAACGTCCGCCAACTGAATCTGGAACAACAAAAGTATCCCAGTTGTTTGCATCAGCATTAACTTTAACGGCACCCTTTTCTTTATCTGTTGTTGCATAGATACGTTTATTTGCTTCTTCACGGCCATATTTTTTAACCAAAAGTTCTTCAAAGACACGGAAAGCAATTGCTGGTTCAGTTGTTGTTCCTGATTTAGAAATAACATTAACAGAGAAATCTTTATCTGCAACATATTCTACCAAGTCTGAAAGATAGCTTGAAGAAATTGAATTTCCTGCATAAAGAATTTGTGGCGCTTTACGTTCTTCTTTTGATTGAAGATTAACAAAGCTGTTGTTCAAAAAGTCAATTGCAGCGCGGGCACCAAGGTATGAACCACCGATACCGATAACAATAAGAACTTCTGAGTCAGATTGAATTTTACTTGCTGCTTTTTGGATGCGGGCAAACTCTTCTTTGTCATAGTCTTCTGGAAGATCTAACCAACCGATGAAGTCAGAACCAGCACCAGTTCCTTCACGAAGAAGTTTATCTGCGCCGTCAACTTGCCATTGAATTTCGTCAAGTTCTTTATCAGCTACAAATGGTTTCAATTTAGAATAGTCAAATTTAATATGTGCCATCTTTTATCTCTCCTTAGAGTTTTTTTCTTTGTTTATTTTATCACTTTTCCATAGGTTTAACAAGAAATGAAAATTTAAGATATTGTAAACCTATCTATACCAAAAAGAAAAAATTCCCACAATTAGGAACTTTTCTAGGTCTCATCGACTATTTTTGTAACTCTTCAATACGGGCTTGAGTGCTTTCAAACTTCTCTTGATAGTCTGCTAATTTAGCACGTTCTTTATCTACAACTTCTGCTTTGGCATTTGCCACAAATTTTTCATTAGAAAGCTTGCGGTTAACCATATCGAGTTCTTTTTGCCATTTGTCTAGTTCTTTATTGAGACGAGCAATTTCTTCTTCGATATTAATCAAGCCTGCGAGTGGAAGGTAGATTTCCGCACCAGTAACTACTGCTGACATGGCTTGTTCAGGTGCTGTCACATCCGCTTCAATAGTTAACTCACTTGGATTGGTAAAACGTCTGATATAAGGAGCCACCTTGTTCAGGAAGGCTTCCTTGTCTGATTTGATTATCATTGGCACGGCTTTTGATAAAGGCGTATTCACTTCCGCACGGATATTACGTACCGCTGTGATAATCTCAATCAACATGGCAACACCATCTCCTGCTTCTGCATCATCAAATTCTGGACGTACTTCTGGATACTCAGATACCACAATAGATTTGCCTTCAGTTGTCGGAAGTTTTTCGAAAATTTCTTCTGTAAAGAAAGGCATGATTGGGTGCAACAGGCGGAGCACTTGATCAAGGACATGCACAAGTACTGAACGTGTGACGTCTTTTTCTGCCTCATCGTCGCCAAACATTACTTCTTTGGTCAACTCAAGATACCAGTTGGCAAACTCATCCCAAATGAAGTTATACAGAATATGACCTGCAACACCAAACTCAAATTTATCCATTTGTTCAGTCACGCGCGCAATTGTATCATTCAAACGTGTGAGAATCCAGCGATCGGTAACATTACCTGCTGTTTTCGCTGCTACTTGGTCAAGATGAGCAGAAATTTCTTCTGCTGTGATATCTCCTGCATTCATCAAGATATAGCGTGAAACGTTCCATATCTTATTGATGAAATTCCAAGCTGCATCCATTTTGTCGTAGCTGAAACGCACGTCTTGTCCTGGGGCTGAACCATTGGACAAGAACCAACGTAAGGCATCTGCACCATATTTTTCAATTACATCCATTGGGTCAATACCATTACCCAAAGATTTGGACATTTTGCGTCCTTCTTCATCACGAATCAAACCGTGGATAAGGACATTATTAAATGGTGCTTTTCCTGTAAACTCTAGGGATTGGAAAATCATACGTGAAACCCAGAAGAAGATGATGTCATAGCCCGTAACCAAGGTCGATGTAGGGAAGTAGCGTTGGAAGTCTTCTGCCTTTTCATCCGGCCAGCCCATTGTTGAGAAAGGCCATAAAGCAGAGGAGAACCATGTATCAAGCACGTCTTCATCTTGTACCCAACCTTCACCTTCTGGTGCTTCCTCACCGACATACATTTCGCCAGCTTCATTGTACCAGGCAGGGATTTGATGCCCCCACCAGAGTTGGCGCGAAATAACCCAGTCATGTACGTTTTCCATCCATTGAAGGAATGTGTCGTTAAAACGTGGAGGGTAAAATTCAACCGCATCTTCTGTTTTTTGATTAGCGATAGCATTTTTAGCCAATTCTTCCATCTTAACAAACCATTGTGTCGATAAGCGTGGCTCCACCATCACACCTGTACGTTCTGAGTGCCCAACAGAGTGCATCATTTTCTCAACTTTAACTAAGTTGCCGAGCTCATCTAATTTTTTAATGATGGCTTCGCGAGCTTCAAAGCGATCCATGCCATTAAACTCACCTGTAAGCTCATTCATTGTACCGTCAGCATTCATCACATTGACTTGCGGCAAGTTATGACGTTGACCCACTAAGAAATCGTTAGGATCATGGGCGGGCGTAATTTTAACCACACCTGTCCCTTTTTCCATGTCTGCATGTTCGTCGCCAACAATAGGAATTTCTTTGTTAATGATTGGGAGAACGACGCTTTGACCAATGTATTTGGCATAACGTTCATCTGCTGGGTTAACAGCAACAGCAGTGTCGCCAAAGAAAGTTTCTGGACGCGTTGTCGCTACTTCAAGTGCACCTGAACCATCCGCCAAAGGATAAGTAATGTGATAGAAGGCTCCTTCAACATCCTTATGGATAACTTCAATATCAGAGAGCGCCGTCATGGCTTTTGGATCCCAGTTAATGATAAATTCACCACGGTAAATCCAGCCTTTTTTGTAGAGTTGAACAAAAACTTTACGGACTGCAGCAGACAAACCTTCATCTAGAGTAAAACGTTCACGATTGTAATCCACAGAGATACCCATTTTACCCCATTGTTCTTTAATGGTTGAGGCATATTCGTCTTTCCATTCCCAGACCTTGTCTAAGAATTTCTCACGGCCTAAATCATAGCGGGAAATCCCATCTTCAGCTAAACGCGCTTCCACTTTGGCTTGCGTGGCAATTCCTGCGTGGTCCATACCTGGCAACCAGAGGGTATCGAAACCTTGCATCCGTTTTTGACGGATGATGATGTCTTGCAAGGTTGTATCCCAAGCATGTCCCAAGTGGAGTTTACCTGTGACGTTGGGTGGTGGAATAACGATACTATAAGGTTTTGCTTTTTTGTCACCCGAAGGGGCAAAAACACCTTGTTCGAGCCATTTCTCGTAGCGTCCTGCTTCGACTTCAGCAGGATTAAATTTTGTTGATAATTCTTCTGTCATTTATTTTTCCTTTCGGTATGAAAACAGTTGATAATGTCGAGGGGAAAGTTCAAGAGTACGTCAATAAAAAAATACCGCACCCAAACATCCAAAATAGGACGCTCACGCGCGGTACCACCTAAATTCCTGCTTTTTTATAAAGCAGACACTTAATTTTATTTAACTGACCACAATGCAACCTTCACAAGCTTCATCTGAAATCTCACAGCGACCGATTTCTCTCTCAAAGATTAGACTTGCTACTCCTCATTTAGTGTTTTTATTCTATCAGATTTGTCGGTTTTTTGCAAGGTCGCTCAGCGTTCCTTGATTATTTCTAAGAAATGCTCTAAACCTTCTATTGTTTGCATTTGTCGGTTACAGTTCACACTATCCATACAGATATATGTTCCATTCTTAGTATAGGTACCATCAGAGCCTCTTTTTGTGGTTGCTAAAAACTGCGTCACTTGGCTGTTTTTTTGACAAATCGCACAAATATTTTTTATACTTCCTGATGTCGTTCCATAAAAACCCCGTCCGTCACTGGTCACGATATACTTGCGCTGACTGGAAATCTCATTCCAAGCAAAATAGGTGAGTTCTTTCATGTCCCAGGATGCTTGCGCTGGAACTTTGAGCTTTTTGACCTTCTTAAAAATCTTTTTAATCTGACTTTCAGAGGGCAAGACAAAAGCTTCAACTAAATCCTTCAAGTGAAGTAACTCGCGTTCTGCTTGTTCTTTAGTTGTTTTACTGTCAGCCAGTTTCTCTAAAAAGAGTTCGACTTCTTTTGCTTTCGAGAGCTCTTCTATTTCAGCTACAGTTTGAGCATAAACTGCTGCTACTGTGGCTTTATCATTAACCGAATGATAGACATTGATAAGGTCAAAGGTAAGATATTTTATTCTGTTGTATTCGTATGCTTTCATTTTTTCTCCTTAACTATCCGCTAAGTGAGAATATTGTTAACTTAGCGGTAAACTTATGCGAGAGCAGTTACTCGCACTTGTTTACCAACCATAGGATTTAATTTCATAAAACCCTCCTTGTGACTTAAAAAGTTTTTGTACCTAAATCTGGTACGTCGTGGAAATCTTTACCCGCTTTATAGTTTTCAAATTTCCCTTGAATAAATTGATAGGCATCGAGACGGCTTTCATAACGAATAGCTGCTTCTTTTGCTTCAATTTTTTTATCTTCATGCGCAATTTTTTCTGCGGCTTTCATTGCAATTTCTGAAAGTTGAACCTGTTGGTCCACCCACTCACTAAAATCTTTTAAAAATTTTTCTTTATATTCCATTTTTATTCTCTTTTTGGTTTGATTAAATGATAACTGTTCTCAATCATCTGTTTCGCTTGTTTCTCTGAAACGTCACCACCAAAATGAATATCATTCCAGTGTGTTTTATTCATGTGCCAGGCCGGGCGTATGGAGTCAAAAGATTCACGAAGTTCTTCATTGACAGAGGGTAAACCTTTGACACCCAAAACAAGCTTGCCTTCACGCTCCGAAATGTAGACAAAAGATTTTTTATTTTTGAGATGCTTCACCACAATCGTAGCCGGGCCTTTTTCCATCTTTGCAAAAGGTGTATCTGCAAAAGTTGGACCAAGCGATAAGCAAAACTCTAACCAGTTTTCTTTATTCAACTCCTTCTCCTAAAAGGAGTTGATAAGCAATACGATCTCCTTCATAGAAAACCATACCACGTTTTTCAAATCCCTCACGCTCAAATACTGCCTGCATCACTGCATTGGCTGGATGCGTATCCACGCGGAAATCTTTATAGCCACGTGCTTGCATCAAAGTAAAGATGTTTGAAAAAAGATATTTTGTCAGACCCAGACCACGATAGTGGTCAGACAAGGCTAAACAATGGACGGTGACGTAGTCCAAACTATCATTTAACCACTCGCCATTATAAATTTTCGTATATTGTGTATCTTCGCCGGTAATAACCGCACAAAAGCCTGCAACTTTTTCATCAACAATCAGAACGTAACCCACAGCTTTGTAAATAAAATTTTCAATATCACTTTGTGCGGGGTACTCTGCTTGCCATTGATCGCTGCCTGATTTGCCCAGAAATTCACGCGCCTGAGCAATAATCGGCATAATCGCTGCAACATCTGCTGTGGTTGCCTTTCTTAAATAAATCATGCTTTTCCTCCTCGCTCAAACTATAAGCCTATTTTATTTTCTTTTTCTACGGGGCTTGTCGTATTGTTGCTTTGGCTTTTCAGCACGGAAAGGTGCTGCCAATGGTTGGGCAAGTTTACGCATTTTCACCACGGCTTCAGTACGTGCTGTATGTGGGAACATATCAACAGATTGGATATATTCGATGCTGTAAAATTGCGAAAGAATGACCAAGTCTTTTGCCAATGTTGAAACATTACAAGAGACATAAACCAGTTTTTCCGGTGTATAAGTGGTGATTGTTTCCAACAAGGCATCATCCAATCCTGTACGTGGTGGGTCAACGATAAGGGCTGTGGCTCTATGACCTGATTTATACCAGTTAGGAATGATACGCTCCGCCTTACCTACCTCATAGTGGCAGTTTTTAAAGCCAAGACGTTTTGCGTTGGCTTTAGCATCTGCGATAGATTCTGGCGTAATATCCATTCCATGGACAGATTTTACTTTCTTGGCTACACCAAAACCGATTGTCCCAACGCCACAGTAGGCATCAATCACACGGTCATCTTTTTTCGGATTTAGCGCACGTACAGCTTCACCGTAAAGCACATTTGCTTGTTCTGAATTAAGTTGATAAAAAGCACGGGGTGACAACTCAAAGTCATAATCCAAAACGCCTTCAGTAATCGTTTCTTTTTCCGCAAAAAGCATCTGTGTGCGGTCACCATAAATTTCGCTGGTTTTCTTTGGATGGAAGTTGGCTGATACAGAAACAATCTCTTGAAACTCTTCCGTCAAGTCAGATAAAATATTATCCATCTTCACCAAATCTTTGCGTTGACGTTTTGAGAGCTCTTCCCGTGGTGCAGGCCAAACCTGTCCATCTAAACTGATACGTGCAGAGGTAACGAAAATAATTTGGACTTCACCTGTTTTTTGGCTACGTCGCGCAACGATTGTGCGGATACCCATGACCTTACGCTCATCATAAACAGGCAAGTTGTATTTTTCAATCAAACGACAAATACGGTTAGCGATATTTTGGATGACTTCGTCTTGAACCAAGCAATTTTCTAAATTCACCAAGTGATGTGTGCCTTCTTTGTATAATCCAGCAATAACATCTCCATTATTTAGACGGCGCACTTGGAATTGCAATTTGTTACGGTAACGCAAAGGATTTTCCATCCCAAGTGTAGGTAAAAGTTCATACTTCTTCCAACCTGTTGGACGGTATTTTTCGAGAGATTGACGGAGCAAATCGCGCTTAAATTCTAATTGTTGCGGATAAGCAAGATGCATGATATGTGAGCCGCTCAGTTCATGGTAAACACGATCTTCGGGTTTAACACGGTATTTTGACTTTTTATTTATCTTTACAACTTTTGCGCGTGAAAAATTGCGTGCATTTTCTGTAATTTCTGCCAAAATTTCTTCTGTAGGCAGTGCATAAGGCACAAATACTAAGCGCCCATGGTAAGAGGCGATTCCTTCGCCATTGATACCCATACGCTCAATATTGAGTGG
This window of the Lactococcus garvieae subsp. garvieae genome carries:
- a CDS encoding glucose-6-phosphate isomerase → MAHIKFDYSKLKPFVADKELDEIQWQVDGADKLLREGTGAGSDFIGWLDLPEDYDKEEFARIQKAASKIQSDSEVLIVIGIGGSYLGARAAIDFLNNSFVNLQSKEERKAPQILYAGNSISSSYLSDLVEYVADKDFSVNVISKSGTTTEPAIAFRVFEELLVKKYGREEANKRIYATTDKEKGAVKVNADANNWDTFVVPDSVGGRFSVLTAVGLLPIAASGADITALMEGANAARKEYTATDVRENDAYAYAALRNILYRKGKLSEILINYEPSLQYFSEWWKQLAGESEGKDQKGIYPTSANFSTDLHSLGQFIQEGTRSVFETAIRVEKPRKNINIPELEADLDGLGYLQGKDVDFVNKKAADGVLLAHTDGDVPNMIVTLPEQDEFTLGYTIYFFELAIAISGYLNGINPFDQPGVEAYKRNMFALLGKPGFEELSAELNARL
- a CDS encoding valine--tRNA ligase, with protein sequence MTEELSTKFNPAEVEAGRYEKWLEQGVFAPSGDKKAKPYSIVIPPPNVTGKLHLGHAWDTTLQDIIIRQKRMQGFDTLWLPGMDHAGIATQAKVEARLAEDGISRYDLGREKFLDKVWEWKDEYASTIKEQWGKMGISVDYNRERFTLDEGLSAAVRKVFVQLYKKGWIYRGEFIINWDPKAMTALSDIEVIHKDVEGAFYHITYPLADGSGALEVATTRPETFFGDTAVAVNPADERYAKYIGQSVVLPIINKEIPIVGDEHADMEKGTGVVKITPAHDPNDFLVGQRHNLPQVNVMNADGTMNELTGEFNGMDRFEAREAIIKKLDELGNLVKVEKMMHSVGHSERTGVMVEPRLSTQWFVKMEELAKNAIANQKTEDAVEFYPPRFNDTFLQWMENVHDWVISRQLWWGHQIPAWYNEAGEMYVGEEAPEGEGWVQDEDVLDTWFSSALWPFSTMGWPDEKAEDFQRYFPTSTLVTGYDIIFFWVSRMIFQSLEFTGKAPFNNVLIHGLIRDEEGRKMSKSLGNGIDPMDVIEKYGADALRWFLSNGSAPGQDVRFSYDKMDAAWNFINKIWNVSRYILMNAGDITAEEISAHLDQVAAKTAGNVTDRWILTRLNDTIARVTEQMDKFEFGVAGHILYNFIWDEFANWYLELTKEVMFGDDEAEKDVTRSVLVHVLDQVLRLLHPIMPFFTEEIFEKLPTTEGKSIVVSEYPEVRPEFDDAEAGDGVAMLIEIITAVRNIRAEVNTPLSKAVPMIIKSDKEAFLNKVAPYIRRFTNPSELTIEADVTAPEQAMSAVVTGAEIYLPLAGLINIEEEIARLNKELDKWQKELDMVNRKLSNEKFVANAKAEVVDKERAKLADYQEKFESTQARIEELQK
- a CDS encoding FusB/FusC family EF-G-binding protein gives rise to the protein MKAYEYNRIKYLTFDLINVYHSVNDKATVAAVYAQTVAEIEELSKAKEVELFLEKLADSKTTKEQAERELLHLKDLVEAFVLPSESQIKKIFKKVKKLKVPAQASWDMKELTYFAWNEISSQRKYIVTSDGRGFYGTTSGSIKNICAICQKNSQVTQFLATTKRGSDGTYTKNGTYICMDSVNCNRQMQTIEGLEHFLEIIKER
- a CDS encoding DUF1912 family protein, with translation MEYKEKFLKDFSEWVDQQVQLSEIAMKAAEKIAHEDKKIEAKEAAIRYESRLDAYQFIQGKFENYKAGKDFHDVPDLGTKTF
- a CDS encoding MmcQ/YjbR family DNA-binding protein, translated to MNKENWLEFCLSLGPTFADTPFAKMEKGPATIVVKHLKNKKSFVYISEREGKLVLGVKGLPSVNEELRESFDSIRPAWHMNKTHWNDIHFGGDVSEKQAKQMIENSYHLIKPKRE
- a CDS encoding GNAT family N-acetyltransferase, with product MIYLRKATTADVAAIMPIIAQAREFLGKSGSDQWQAEYPAQSDIENFIYKAVGYVLIVDEKVAGFCAVITGEDTQYTKIYNGEWLNDSLDYVTVHCLALSDHYRGLGLTKYLFSNIFTLMQARGYKDFRVDTHPANAVMQAVFEREGFEKRGMVFYEGDRIAYQLLLGEGVE
- the rlmD gene encoding 23S rRNA (uracil(1939)-C(5))-methyltransferase RlmD, whose translation is MINLKIGQKIPLNIERMGINGEGIASYHGRLVFVPYALPTEEILAEITENARNFSRAKVVKINKKSKYRVKPEDRVYHELSGSHIMHLAYPQQLEFKRDLLRQSLEKYRPTGWKKYELLPTLGMENPLRYRNKLQFQVRRLNNGDVIAGLYKEGTHHLVNLENCLVQDEVIQNIANRICRLIEKYNLPVYDERKVMGIRTIVARRSQKTGEVQIIFVTSARISLDGQVWPAPREELSKRQRKDLVKMDNILSDLTEEFQEIVSVSANFHPKKTSEIYGDRTQMLFAEKETITEGVLDYDFELSPRAFYQLNSEQANVLYGEAVRALNPKKDDRVIDAYCGVGTIGFGVAKKVKSVHGMDITPESIADAKANAKRLGFKNCHYEVGKAERIIPNWYKSGHRATALIVDPPRTGLDDALLETITTYTPEKLVYVSCNVSTLAKDLVILSQFYSIEYIQSVDMFPHTARTEAVVKMRKLAQPLAAPFRAEKPKQQYDKPRRKRK